Proteins encoded by one window of Rhodopirellula islandica:
- a CDS encoding FeoA family protein, which produces MIAELALDRCGSNCAEIIRLDLPENCASRLKALGLFEGQLVQLSRRGNPLILKAAGSRIAVAGEIAQQIFVRATDG; this is translated from the coding sequence TTGATAGCCGAACTCGCTCTGGATCGTTGTGGATCCAACTGTGCCGAAATCATTCGATTGGACCTGCCGGAGAACTGCGCGTCACGTTTGAAAGCGTTGGGTCTGTTTGAAGGTCAATTGGTCCAGCTGTCTCGCCGAGGCAACCCGCTGATCCTGAAAGCCGCTGGAAGCCGGATTGCCGTCGCCGGAGAGATCGCTCAGCAGATCTTCGTGCGGGCCACCGACGGATGA
- a CDS encoding response regulator, producing MSHTTVSSLDEVHILLVEDNEIDVMAFERGIKKNEVPNPLTVAENGQVALDILRGEHPTKTVGPQRIVFLDLNMPIMTGVEFLEEIRRDPELNSTVVFVLTTSDHEVDLVAAYKKNVAGYILKSRVGDACRNLHDLMRSYWRIVVIP from the coding sequence ATGTCGCATACGACGGTTTCGAGTTTAGACGAGGTTCACATCTTGCTTGTCGAGGACAACGAAATCGATGTGATGGCGTTTGAACGCGGTATCAAAAAGAATGAGGTTCCAAATCCACTGACGGTGGCCGAAAATGGTCAAGTCGCATTGGACATTTTGCGAGGCGAGCATCCAACCAAGACGGTGGGGCCGCAGCGGATTGTTTTTTTAGATCTCAACATGCCAATCATGACTGGCGTGGAGTTTCTCGAAGAGATTCGGCGAGACCCGGAACTCAATTCGACCGTTGTGTTTGTGTTGACCACGTCCGATCACGAGGTGGATTTGGTCGCCGCGTACAAGAAGAACGTCGCGGGGTACATCTTGAAGTCTCGCGTTGGCGATGCCTGTCGGAACCTTCACGACCTGATGCGTTCTTACTGGCGAATTGTTGTGATTCCCTGA
- a CDS encoding PQQ-binding-like beta-propeller repeat protein, with protein MIQRLQAWIGSSSATTASSQLRTTRRAILPVIAATLIGFAMQTSPVSAEETTAQHRVLLHGKKGLVVVEPDGSTGWQMDWGGIHDLHLLPNGHILTRQGPATVVEIDPSTKEVVRSYDCGKEGGNEGKRIEIHAFEPLPNGNLMIAESGAQRLIEVNRDGDIVHKIALQVEHPHAHTDTRLVRRLKSGNYLVAHEADGKAREYNPDGDVVWEYEVPMFGKQEAGGHGPEAFGNRLFTALRMDNGNTLIASGNGHSVLEVTPDKKIVWEIHQNDLPGIRLAWVTTLQILENGNYVIGNCHAGPGQPILIELEPSTKQVVWQLDRFQDFGNNVSNSVVIDEAQLDWLD; from the coding sequence ATGATTCAGAGACTCCAAGCTTGGATCGGCTCATCCAGCGCGACGACCGCGTCATCCCAATTGCGAACCACCCGCCGAGCAATCTTGCCGGTCATCGCCGCAACGCTGATTGGTTTTGCGATGCAAACCAGCCCGGTGTCGGCCGAGGAAACGACCGCTCAGCACCGGGTGTTGTTGCACGGCAAAAAAGGCTTGGTCGTCGTTGAACCCGACGGTTCGACTGGATGGCAAATGGACTGGGGCGGCATTCACGATCTACATCTGCTTCCCAACGGTCACATCCTGACTCGCCAAGGCCCGGCAACCGTCGTCGAAATCGATCCGAGCACGAAAGAAGTGGTGCGGAGCTACGATTGTGGCAAAGAGGGAGGCAACGAGGGCAAACGAATCGAAATCCACGCGTTTGAACCACTTCCCAACGGCAACCTGATGATCGCCGAATCCGGCGCCCAGCGATTGATCGAAGTCAACCGCGATGGAGACATCGTCCACAAGATTGCACTCCAAGTGGAGCACCCCCACGCACACACTGACACCCGCTTGGTGCGACGACTTAAATCAGGCAATTACCTGGTCGCCCATGAAGCCGATGGCAAGGCTCGCGAATACAACCCTGACGGCGACGTGGTCTGGGAATACGAAGTGCCGATGTTCGGCAAGCAAGAAGCTGGTGGCCACGGCCCCGAAGCGTTTGGCAACCGCCTGTTCACCGCCTTGCGGATGGACAACGGCAACACGCTGATCGCGTCCGGAAATGGGCACAGTGTCCTCGAAGTCACACCGGACAAGAAAATCGTTTGGGAAATCCACCAAAACGATCTCCCAGGAATCCGCCTGGCCTGGGTCACCACCCTGCAAATCCTTGAGAATGGCAACTACGTGATCGGCAACTGTCATGCAGGGCCCGGGCAACCGATCCTGATTGAACTGGAACCTTCCACCAAGCAAGTCGTCTGGCAACTCGATCGCTTCCAAGACTTCGGAAACAACGTTTCCAACTCGGTTGTCATCGACGAAGCCCAACTTGATTGGCTGGACTGA
- the rpmI gene encoding 50S ribosomal protein L35, whose protein sequence is MGNKIKTHKGTKKRFRLSATGKAMHRQSGTSHLAKGLSKKRRRNLRGTTSVAVCMEPTIHAALNGHSY, encoded by the coding sequence ATGGGAAACAAAATCAAAACGCACAAAGGGACCAAGAAACGGTTCCGCCTGTCGGCCACCGGCAAGGCAATGCACCGTCAAAGCGGTACAAGCCACTTGGCCAAGGGTTTGAGCAAAAAGCGTCGTCGTAACTTGCGTGGAACCACCTCCGTCGCCGTGTGCATGGAACCGACCATTCACGCAGCTCTGAACGGCCACAGTTACTGA
- the rplT gene encoding 50S ribosomal protein L20, protein MRTTKGAARRQSKKRLFKRAKGFRGGRGNLTRTVKETLLRSGAFAFRDRRVRKREFRKLWIIRINAAVKQHGLRYSEFIHGLNKAEIQLDRKSLSEMAIHDAAGFKQVCDKVKETLAA, encoded by the coding sequence ATGCGTACGACCAAAGGTGCCGCTCGCCGGCAATCCAAGAAGCGTCTGTTCAAACGAGCCAAAGGTTTTCGCGGTGGCCGCGGGAATCTGACGCGTACCGTCAAAGAGACCCTGCTCCGTTCGGGCGCGTTCGCATTCCGCGATCGTCGCGTCCGCAAACGTGAATTCCGCAAGCTGTGGATCATTCGGATCAACGCTGCCGTCAAGCAACATGGGTTGCGCTACAGTGAGTTCATTCACGGCCTGAACAAAGCCGAGATTCAACTCGATCGCAAATCGTTGTCGGAAATGGCGATTCATGACGCTGCCGGCTTCAAGCAAGTTTGCGACAAGGTCAAAGAGACTCTGGCTGCTTAA